The following is a genomic window from Neodiprion lecontei isolate iyNeoLeco1 chromosome 4, iyNeoLeco1.1, whole genome shotgun sequence.
TCTGCTTCAGACCGCTAGATTAAATATAATGAGTCCCCAAGGTACCCCAAGAAATACACAATTCGGATCTATTACCAGTGGAGGCTTATCATCACCTAGTTCGAACTACTGCACTCCAGACTACCGTACGAATCGCCAAAAAGCCATGTTTGGTAATGTAACGAGCCCTAGTGGTCCACAAATCAGCTCACAGGGGCAATCCGGTGGTCCTCCAACTAGAGGACTTTTCGATACACTTGAAACTTCACAGTCAATGGTGCCGCAGAGTCCCAGTGTGGGTCAGAATGTTACTAGTAATCAGTCGAGAGTGTTGACGGgatcaaatttgaacaacACTTTGTTCTTGGATAGTCCTGCAAACCTTTCTCTTAACGAACCGTTGCAAGGGCTTCAGCAATGGGTCACAGTCTTTGGTTTTCCTCCAAATGCTATAAACGCCGTATTGTCTCATATATCCAGCAGAGTCCGTGTAGTTGAGAAACGTGGCGCTCCTCACGCTCAGGGTAATTGGATCCATCTAAAATGTGCGTCAGAGCAAGATGCACACAGAGCTTTGGCGTGCAATGGCAACATTGTTTCAGGCTCTACAATGATAGGCGTTGTTCCTTGCACAGATGAGGGAGTAGTTTTGGGATCAGAAAAAGATAACCTTTCCAAATTGAGCAGTGGCACCAGGTGCTTTTCTACATCAgatagaataaatttttcatcacctgATTATGC
Proteins encoded in this region:
- the LOC107220385 gene encoding nucleoporin Nup35, producing the protein MEPMTLGSPVGSPVQTPGSPGPNSTYLPNFLLGDANPTARLNIMSPQGTPRNTQFGSITSGGLSSPSSNYCTPDYRTNRQKAMFGNVTSPSGPQISSQGQSGGPPTRGLFDTLETSQSMVPQSPSVGQNVTSNQSRVLTGSNLNNTLFLDSPANLSLNEPLQGLQQWVTVFGFPPNAINAVLSHISSRVRVVEKRGAPHAQGNWIHLKCASEQDAHRALACNGNIVSGSTMIGVVPCTDEGVVLGSEKDNLSKLSSGTRCFSTSDRINFSSPDYASSLPPTSPRIQNARPLAVGYNQHLSPQAVVMPQNVPQKSTGFFSKIYEYIW